From the genome of Pseudomonas sihuiensis:
CACCGCGTAACGTGCGCACCATGCGTTCGTCACTCTCGGCCAACTGCTCCTGCAGGTCTTTCGGCGATTCGATATTGGGCAGCACGCGCAACACGGTCTCACCCGGCAAGGCATTGAGCGGGCAGTCGAACAGCTCGGCAGCGCTGCGATTGGCCATTTCGATGCGGCCCCTGTCATCACAGAGCAGGGTCGCCACCGGCAGCCGTTCGACCAATAGACGAAAGCGCTCTTCGCGCTCGCGCAGGGCCACGGCAGCCCGCTCACTGATCTGCAGCTTGCGCTCGCGCTGATAGAGAAAGCCGCCGACCAGAATCGACAGCAGCAGCGTCGCCGCCAGCCCGGCCCAGAGCCCTAGCGTACCGGTACGATCAACCAGACTGCGCTCATACTCGGGCGTGCCAATGACCTCCAAGCCCCAAACGCGACCGTACAGCGGCAGCTCCATATGACTCTGAAAACGCGGTTTCCGGCCATCAGCCTGGGTTTCACCGCCCAGCAACTGAACATCCGATGCATGCAGGTCCCTCAGCTGAATGTCGAACCGCCGTGTCTGACCACCGAGAATGCCCTCGATCAGATCGTGACTACGAAACGCGCCATGCACCATTCCGAGCAATGCAGCACGACGTTGCTCCACCGTGTTGAGTGGCACGCCAGGACGAAAAACCGGAAGAAACAGCAGCACACCCTGCTGCACGTTGACATCGATTTCCTGGCGTAACACCACCGGCCCACTCAGGCTGGCATCACCGCTTTCGAGGCTGCGCTCAATGGCCTGACGACGGATCGCATCGCTAAGCATGTCAAAACCGAGTACGCGCCGGTTACGCCAATCCAGAGGGCTGACGTAATCGATGGGCAAGTAATGCTCGCGTTCCCCCTCGGGGAACACCTGATAATCGAGGCGCTCATCCGCTTGCAGCTCGGCCCGAAAATCGCCCAGCTGCGCATGGCTCAGGTAGCGCGACCAGGCGACGGCCTGTATACCCGGATAACGATCCTGCAATTGCAGCTGATCCAGCGCCCGCTCCCACTCGATGGGAGAAACCCGGTCACTCCCGGTCATCAACCCCGAGACTCCGCGCAGGACCATTTCATAAGCCTGCATGCGCGCCATCACTCGCTGACCAATATCCTGCGCCTCGAGTGCAAAGCGATGTTGACTGTCTTCCCGCTCACGTTCCTGCAAAGTATTCCACTGCCAGAAAATCAGGCCGCCCAACCCCAGTAGCAGGCCAAGTGCAACCAGCAGCGGCGTCCAGGGCCTTGGTGGCCGCTCGACAGCTCTGTCGTCCATTTGCTCTCCTTCGGTCATCCAGAACCAACGCGCACGTTACATCCGCACGCGGACATCACAGAACCACAGCAAGCATTCTAGTCAGGATTTGAATGAGTGGCCTTTTGCCAGAAGAGACTCGACGGGCGGTCACGGACATTGCCGCAAACGCCCTCTGACGCCTCGGCGATATACGTCCGCAGGCGTGAATGTCAGCGACATAAAAAAGCCTCCCGGAGGGAGGCTTTGATTCGACGCGACGAGGCCTTAAAGCGGACGCAGGTTGATCTCGACACGACGGTTCTGCGCACGACCAGCATCGGTGGCGTTGCTGGCAATCGGCTGGCTCGGGCCAGCACCGTATGCCGAGATGCGCTGACCCGGCACGCCATTGGCGGTCAGGTAGTTGGCCACGCTCTGAGCGCGACGCTGCGACAGGCTCTGATTAAGCTCCTGCGAACCGGTGCTGTCGGTGTGACCGACGATGTTCACTCCGTTCTTGTTGAACTCCTTGAACACCAGCACCAGCGAATTGAGGGTCGGGTAGAAGCTGCTGGAGATATCCGCCGAGTTGCTGGCGAAGGTGATATTGCCCGGCATGATCAGTTTCAGATCATCGCCGTTACGTTGCACCTGCACGCCAGTGCCCTGCAGGGTCTGGCGCAGTTTGGCCTCCTGGGTGTCGACGTAATAGCCGTAACCACCACCGGCGGCGCCACCGACGGCCGCACCGATCAGCGCGCCTTTGGTGCGGTCCTTTTTGCTAGAAGTCGCAGCACCGATCACCGCACCGGTCGCGGCGCCGATGCCGCCATAGATGCCAGCTTTGCCGGCCTGGCTCTCGCCGGTGTAGGGGTTGGTGGTGCAGCCAGCCAGCATGGCCATGAGCGCAGTTGCTGCGATCAGATTGCGTCTGGTCTTCATAGGGATTCCTTAGGATTTCTTCTGGTATCGGGCAGACATGCCACAATCTTCGAGCCGCCAAGGCGCGGTGAAGTTCCGCCCTAGCTTATCAGCCCGGGCGGATAGGGACTGCGATCCAGAGCAGTTCTGCTCCGTACACGCGCGTTACTGCATACCTGGCAGCGGTCGCAGTGTCACTTCGACACGGCGATTCTGCGCACGGCCTTCAGCGGTGGCGTTGCTGGCTACGGGCTGATCCGGCCCCATACCACGGGTACTCAAGCGACTGGGGTCGACACCCTGCGCCAACAGATAGTCGGCCACGCTTTGCGCGCGACGCTGCGACAGCTCCATGTTGTAGCTATACGAGCCGGTGCTGTCGGTATGCCCGACAACCTCGATGCTGTTCTGGTTGTACTGGCGGAAGGAATTGGCCAGGTTGTTCAGCGGCTGATAGAAGCTGCTGGCGATCTGCGCCGAGTCGGTAGCGAAGGTGATGTTGCCGGGCATGATCAACTGAATCACATCGCCTTGGCGCTGCACCTCGACGCCGGTGCCCTGCATGCTGCGGCGCAGTTCCTCTTCCTGCTTGTCGGCGTAGTAGCCATAACCTGCCGCTGCGGCACCGGCCACGGCCGCGCCGATCAGCGCGCCCTTGCCGCGGTTGTCATGGTTGATCAGCGCACCGGCAGCCGCGCCGGCCAGCGCACCGATACCACCGTAGGTGGCGGTGCGGTTGGAGCTCGGTGCGCTCTGATCGTAGGGGTTCTGCGAGGCGCAACCGCCAAGCAGCAGCGCAGAGGTGCAAAGGGCAATAACAGGCAGGCGAAACATGAAGGCGTCTCCATGAACGGTGGGTGATGGCTCTTTGAGTCATCACGCCGCCATTAGTGCCCTCTCACGCGCGAATAAAGGGGTTCTCGCGCATCTCATCGCCCAGGCGAGTGTCCGGGCCATGGCCGGTAACCACGGTGGCATCCTCGTCGAGGCTGTACAGGCGCTGCTTGATCGAACGCTCGATGGTCGCGTAATCACCGCCCCACAGATCGGTACGGCCGATACCGCGACGGAACAGAGTGTCACCGGCGATCAGCAGCTTGGCACCCTCGAACCAGAAGCTCATCGAACCCGGCGTGTGCCCTGGCGTATGCAAGGCCACGCCGCAGCCACAGGCCAGTTCCTCGTCATCGGCCAGCCATTTGTCCGGCGCCGGCACGGGCGTGTAAGGCACACCGAACATGCTGCACTGCATCTCCAGATTGTCCCAGAGGAACTGATCCTCCTTGTGCAGGTGCAGCGTGGCACCGGTCTTCTCCTTCATCTGCCCCGAGGCAAGGAAGTGATCGAGGTGCGCATGGGTGTGGATGATGCTCACCACCTTGAGGCCATGAGCCTCCAGACGCGCCATGATCAGATCGGGATTACCACCTGGATCGACCACGATGGCCTTCTTGGTAATCGGGTCGCCGATGATGGTGCAGTTGCACTGCAAGGGGCCGACAGGGAAGGTTTCGCGGATTAGCACGGATTTACTGGTCATGAGGTAGAACCTGGAGTGATCGATGACTCAATCTTGGCACAGCGAGATTGACTCCCTCCAGCGACCATCGAACCCGCCCGCTGGAACACCTGAAGCAGCAAAGCATGTACATTTGCCATCACTGAACACGGCCGGCCATAGCAGCGCGGAGTGAGCCGCAGCTTTGCAAGGAACCTGGAGTAATGGACAAGAAGTCGCTTTCCGAGCGGGACATCTGCAGCAAGTACATAGCACCAGCCATCGCCAAGGCCGGCTGGGACATGCAGGGGCAGGTACTGGAAAGGTTTGGTTTATGGCCAGCGTAAAGAACTACTCCAATAACTACCCAAGTGTGTCGAAAAAATCGCGGTAACCCAGACTGGTGGGATAGTGAGACTAACGGGTTCTCCACCCGAGTCGAGAACGAGTCCGCCTAGAGCTCCGGTGCAAAATATCTGGATGCCTGCAGCAAATGGCGTAACTCTTCGCCCGAGACAAGTGCATTATCTCAAGCCGCCTGCATAGCGTATTTGCCGAAGGAGAGCTGGAATTCCATGTAGTAATTGCAAAAAATGCAACAACTGCGACCGACGACAATACCTATCAGGTCGAGCTTTTCAAGCTTGTGCCGTGCTATCGGTCAGTTACTGGTTCAACTCCTGGAAATGCACACGCTTTCACCAAGAGGCCACAGGCTCTGAATCTGAGCCCATCATACTTTCAGGTAAGGTAGGCGCTTATCAATCGTGAAGGTTTGCCTCCTCTCGTGACCCAGACCTATCCAAAGCCCTGGAAAAGCTACCAGGAGCAGCTCGACCAACTAATCGCTCGCGGCATGACCGTCACGGATAACGCCAAAGCATTGGATTACCTGGAGCGCATCGGTTATTACCGGCTAAGCGGCTATTGGTTTGCCTTCCGTGAGCGGACAGAATTCTGCTGCCCTCTCGATCCGCATAGCGGGAAAAAGCCCAAAAAGGTCAAACAAGACCGGCTACCGCTCGATGACTTCCGCCCAGGTACAACCTTCCAGAATGCTGTAGACCTATATGTGTTCGATAAGAAACTGCGGCTGCTCGTGCTGGATGCACTGGAACGCGTTGAAATAGCCCTGCGTGTCGACATTTCTCATAGCCTGGGGAAACACCACAAGTTCGCCTACCTGCAACCGGAGCTGTTTCACGAGAGCTTCTCCAGCAAGCTGGATGGCCAAACAGGCTTGACCAAACACCATGGCTGGCTGAGCAAGCATGCGGCGCTGATCAGCCGCTCCAAAGAAGATTTCATACGCCATAACAAAGAAAAGTACGGCCTACCGTTGGCCGTGTGGGTGGCGTGCGAGGTTTGGGATTTCGGCACACTGTCGACGCTATTCGACGGCATGACCGAAGCGGATCAGGACGCTATTTCGTCGCAGTACAACATCAGCAATGGCCGCATTTTCGCCAGTTGGCTGCGCAGCCTGAACTACCTGCGCAACGTATGCGCACACCACAGCCGGCTGTGGAATCGCAACATCGTTGATCAGCCGAAACTGCCGCCAGTGGCTCAAGTACCTTCATTGGCAACGTTTCATAGCGATCCTCAGCGGCAGGCGCGCCCGTTCATGCTGCTGTGCATGACCCAACATCTGATGAAAATCATCAATCCCTCATCGAGCTGGGGGGTTCGACTGAAAGCGTTGCTGGAAAATGACTTCCCAGACCTGGCTCACCTGGATCTTGGGCTGGATCGGATGGGCGTGGACGATGGCTGGAAGGCGAGAGACTGGTAAATCGCAGGCAATAAAAAACCCCTGAGCAATCTCAGCGCCGGAGCGCATCAACCGACAGGGGCCGTGTTGCTGACGATTATTAGGCAGCTACGCCATTGCGTCAACTGCTGCCTGGCGCCACCTTAATCTCACCGCGCCGACATTCCGCTGCACACCTGAGAACTGCAGTCATCCATATAGACCTCGCCTCATTCCTCAGCGCGGTAATCGCCGGGCAGTTTACCGGTCCATTTGCGGAATGCACGGCGGAAGTTGGACGGGTCGCTGAAACCCAGCAACTGGGCAATTTCATACAGCGGCAAATGCGTGGTGGTCAGGTACTGCAGGGCCAGCCGTTTGCGCACGTCGTCGAGCACCTGCTGATAGCTGGTACCCATCTGCGCCAGGTGCCGGCGCAGGCTGCGGCCGCTGGTGTGCAGGGCACTGGCGGCGCTTTCCAGGTCGGGGAAGTCGCCGGGGCGCGCCAACAACAGGCGTCGCACCCGTGTGAGCAGGCCATCCTGCACATCGAGACTGACCAGCAGCGCTTCGCACTGTTGCTCACACATCTGTACCGTAGCCGGGTTGGCCAGCGCCATCGACCGTTGCAGGTAATGCTGGGGCAAGCGCAGCCAATGAAAGGGCTGTTCGAACTGTACGGCCACACCGAACACCTCGGCATAGCGCTCGGCGTAGTCTGGTGCAGGATGAGCGAAACCGACGGCCAAGCCCTGCAACTCTTCCCCCAGGAGAAAGCGCGCAATGGTATGGATGCTGGTCAGCAGGCCTTCGGCGGTAAAGCGCGATTGCGGCCCCATGGGGAAAGACTCGACGGCGCGTAATTCCATGTCCTCGCCCTGCTCCACCAGCTCCAGTTCGAAGGACAGACCGAGCACGCGATAGTACTTCAGGGCGAACTGCAGCGCCTTGCCCAAATTGGCGCTGGACAGCACCGCGTAGCCAAGAATGCCGTGGGTAGAGACGTTCAGGCGCTGGCCCAGCACCAGGCCAAGCGCCGGTTCGCCGCACCGCTCCAGCGCAGCCTGAGTCAGATGGTGAAAGTCGATAAAGGACAGGCGGGCATTGGGACTGCCAAGCACTTCTGGGCGTACGCGCGCGGCGGCAAACAGTTCGGCACGTGCCAGACCGAGCTCTTCGGCCAGCGCCAGCAATGCCTCGGCGTAGGCAACGGGAACCAGTTCGGCGGTGAAGTTGAGGGTTTGTTTCATGAGTTCGTTGTTCTGGCGACTGGCCGTAAATGACCTTCCCGATTGCGAACCTTAGCTCAGCGAATCCATGCTCGCTGCCCTGCTGCTGCCCCAACTTTCTGCTGGAATAACGCACTGGCCGGATATGACTGTCACCTTGGCTGTTACGAACCTGTGCCTAGCGGTGCATGACGCCCATAGTGGGAACCAGTCAAATAGCGCAATGGAGTTCTCATGGCCAGCACTACACCGGAAGGATTGCAGATTCGTCCCAGGCACATGGATTTCGATCTGCCCAACCCGCTGCCGCGCCACTGGAACGGCGGCGACGCCTTCAAGACCCATTTGTTCGATGCCATGTCGGTGTTGTTTCCCGACGGCGAGCGGTTCTTCATCGATTCGGTGCGCCAGTTCCGCGACCGCATCGACGACCCGGTGCTCAATGAACAGATTCGCGGCTTCATCGGCCAGGAAGGCCATCACAGCCGTGAGCATCTCGAGTACAGCCAGCGCCTGCGTGACCTGGGTTACGACGTCGAGCGCATCGAGAAACGCGCCCGGACGCGCATCCGCTACACCCAG
Proteins encoded in this window:
- a CDS encoding OmpA family protein, translated to MKTRRNLIAATALMAMLAGCTTNPYTGESQAGKAGIYGGIGAATGAVIGAATSSKKDRTKGALIGAAVGGAAGGGYGYYVDTQEAKLRQTLQGTGVQVQRNGDDLKLIMPGNITFASNSADISSSFYPTLNSLVLVFKEFNKNGVNIVGHTDSTGSQELNQSLSQRRAQSVANYLTANGVPGQRISAYGAGPSQPIASNATDAGRAQNRRVEINLRPL
- a CDS encoding OmpA family protein; amino-acid sequence: MFRLPVIALCTSALLLGGCASQNPYDQSAPSSNRTATYGGIGALAGAAAGALINHDNRGKGALIGAAVAGAAAAGYGYYADKQEEELRRSMQGTGVEVQRQGDVIQLIMPGNITFATDSAQIASSFYQPLNNLANSFRQYNQNSIEVVGHTDSTGSYSYNMELSQRRAQSVADYLLAQGVDPSRLSTRGMGPDQPVASNATAEGRAQNRRVEVTLRPLPGMQ
- a CDS encoding MBL fold metallo-hydrolase translates to MTSKSVLIRETFPVGPLQCNCTIIGDPITKKAIVVDPGGNPDLIMARLEAHGLKVVSIIHTHAHLDHFLASGQMKEKTGATLHLHKEDQFLWDNLEMQCSMFGVPYTPVPAPDKWLADDEELACGCGVALHTPGHTPGSMSFWFEGAKLLIAGDTLFRRGIGRTDLWGGDYATIERSIKQRLYSLDEDATVVTGHGPDTRLGDEMRENPFIRA
- a CDS encoding Abi family protein produces the protein MTQTYPKPWKSYQEQLDQLIARGMTVTDNAKALDYLERIGYYRLSGYWFAFRERTEFCCPLDPHSGKKPKKVKQDRLPLDDFRPGTTFQNAVDLYVFDKKLRLLVLDALERVEIALRVDISHSLGKHHKFAYLQPELFHESFSSKLDGQTGLTKHHGWLSKHAALISRSKEDFIRHNKEKYGLPLAVWVACEVWDFGTLSTLFDGMTEADQDAISSQYNISNGRIFASWLRSLNYLRNVCAHHSRLWNRNIVDQPKLPPVAQVPSLATFHSDPQRQARPFMLLCMTQHLMKIINPSSSWGVRLKALLENDFPDLAHLDLGLDRMGVDDGWKARDW
- a CDS encoding AraC family transcriptional regulator; translation: MKQTLNFTAELVPVAYAEALLALAEELGLARAELFAAARVRPEVLGSPNARLSFIDFHHLTQAALERCGEPALGLVLGQRLNVSTHGILGYAVLSSANLGKALQFALKYYRVLGLSFELELVEQGEDMELRAVESFPMGPQSRFTAEGLLTSIHTIARFLLGEELQGLAVGFAHPAPDYAERYAEVFGVAVQFEQPFHWLRLPQHYLQRSMALANPATVQMCEQQCEALLVSLDVQDGLLTRVRRLLLARPGDFPDLESAASALHTSGRSLRRHLAQMGTSYQQVLDDVRKRLALQYLTTTHLPLYEIAQLLGFSDPSNFRRAFRKWTGKLPGDYRAEE